A stretch of the Papaver somniferum cultivar HN1 chromosome 6, ASM357369v1, whole genome shotgun sequence genome encodes the following:
- the LOC113287427 gene encoding conserved oligomeric Golgi complex subunit 5-like, which produces MASPVIQQRTSVPSSAPLHRLSTFKDRSSQSPLSSTTPNISSSSATFSSSTPFTSNSTTTTVTSSPLDSFSTDPVFSVFLSQDFDSARFSSQALSSGSAAARAEKLEEGIRLLEKQLRSEVLSRHHDLLSQLSSLKDAESALSVVRSGISTLQSSVRRIRQEIADPHRQIKVKTIQLSNIHQTAEFLQFTVRVLRLSKKLRDLMANSSSEPEKLDLSKAAQFHHEFHSLCEENSLSGITVIDEELVWLSEIGNKVRSEGMKILERGMEGLNQAEVGSGLQVFYNLGELRTTTDSLINKYKNQGVKSISAALDMKAISASGGNFGPGGIQRSGTPQIGGGGKAKEALWKRMSTCMDQIHSIVVAVWHLQRVLSKKRDPFTHVLLLDEVMQEGDPILTDRVWEALVKSFANQMKAAFTASSFVKEIFTAGYPKLYTMLENLLERISRDTDVKGVLPAISSEGKDQMVSAIDLFQTNFLALCLSRLSDQVNSIFPVSNRGSVPSKDQISKIALRIQEEIEAVKLDGRLTLLVLREIGKVLRLLAQRAEYQISTGPEARQVTGPATSAQLRNFTICQHLQEIHMRISSTMLTLPSIASEVLSDSLGAIYGVACDSVTSLFQAMLDRLEACILQIHDQNFGVHGMDAVMDNSASPYMEELQRNVLHFRSEFLVRLLSPSSSTNSLSSNTETICTRLVRTMASRVLIFFIRHAALVRPLSESGKLRMARDMAELELAVGQNLFPVEQLGVPYRALRAFRPVIFLETSQLGASPLLQDLPPSVVLHHLYSRGPDELQSPLQRNKLTPLQYSLWMDSQGEDQIWKGIKATLDDYAANIRVRGDKEFSHVYPLMLRVGSLLTENASFLQKPR; this is translated from the exons atGGCTTCCCCAGTAATACAACAAAGAACATCAGTTCCATCATCTGCCCCATTACATAGACTATCAACATTTAAAGATAGATCATCCCAATCACCGTTATCATCAACAACACCAaacatttcatcttcttctgcaaCTTTTTCTTCGTCTACACCATTTACATCAAATTCCACTACCACTACTGTTACATCTTCTCCTCTTGATTCATTCTCTACAGATCCTGTTTTTTCTGTTTTTCTATCACAAGATTTTGATTCTGCTCGTTTCTCATCACAAGCCCTAAGTTCAGGTTCAGCAGCTGCTCGTGCTGAGAAATTAGAAGAAGGGATTCGTCTTCTTGAGAAACAACTAAGATCTGAAGTTCTATCTCGTCATCATGATCTTCTTTCTCAATTATCATCACTTAAAGATGCTGAATCTGCTCTTTCCGTTGTTCGGTCTGGTATTTCTACTCTTCAATCTTCTGTTCGACGAATTCGTCAAGAAATTGCAGATCCTCATCGTCAGATTAAGGTTAAAACTATTCAACTCTCTAATATTCATCAAACCGCTGAATTTCTACAATTTACAGTTAGAGTACTTAGATTATCAAAGAAATTAAGAGATTTGATGGCAAATTCCAGTTCCGAACCAGAGAAATTAGATCTCTCTAAAGCTGCACAGTTTCATCATGAGTTTCATAGTTTATGCGAAGAGAATTCACTTTCTGGAATTACAGTTATCGATGAAGAATTGGTCTGGCTTTCTGAGATTGGAAATAAGGTTAGATCAGAGGGAATGAAGATCTTAGAAAGAGGAATGGAAGGATTGAATCAAGCTGAGGTTGGTAGTGGTTTACAAGTTTTCTATAATTTAGGCGAACTGAGAACAACTACAGATTCATTGATTAATAAGTATAAGAATCAAGGTGTGAAGAGTATAAGTGCGGCCCTAGATATGAAAGCTATATCAGCCTCAGGAGGTAATTTTGGTCCTGGAGGGATTCAGAGAAGTGGTACTCCTCAGATTGGTGGTGGAGGTAAAGCTAAAGAAGCACTTTGGAAGAGAATGAGCACTTGTATGGATCAAATTCATTCTATTGTTGTTGCAGTTTGGCATTTGCAGAGAGTTCTGTCTAAGAAAAGAGATCCATTTACTCATGTTTTGCTCCTTGATGAGGTTATGCAG GAGGGTGATCCAATTCTCACAGATCGAGTTTGGGAGGCACTTGTAAAGTcttttgcaaaccaaatgaagGCTGCTTTTACTGCGTCAAGCTTTGTCAAAGAGATATTTACTGCTGGATACCCAAAACTCTATACAATGTTAGAAAATCTTCTTGAAAGAATTTCACGCGACACAGATGTCAAAGGTGTTCTACCGGCTATTAGTTCAGAAGGAAAAGATCAAATGGTTTCTGCCATTGACTTATTTCAGACGAATTTCTTGGCTCTCTGCTTGAGTCGTCTCTCAGATCAAGTTAATAGTATATTTCCTGTTTCCAATAGGGGAAGTGTTCCCTCTAAAGATCAAATTTCAAAAATTGCACTAAGAATTCAGGAGGAGATTGAAGCTGTTAAACTAGATGGGCGCCTGACTCTACTTGTCTTGCGCGAAATTGGCAAGGTCCTGCGTCTGCTAGCACAAAGAGCTGAATACCAG ATATCAACTGGTCCTGAGGCTCGTCAAGTAACAGGGCCGGCAACTTCCGCCCAACTCAGAAACTTCACTATCTGTCAACATCTACAGGAAATTCATATGCGCATATCATCAACAATGTTGACCCTACCATCTATTGCATCAGAGGTTTTATCTGACTCTTTAGGTGCCATATACGGGGTTGCATGTGATTCAGTGACGTCCTTATTCCAAGCAATGCTCGATCGTCTTGAGGCATGCATCTTACAAATTCATGACCAAAACTTTGGTGTCCATGGCATGGATGCTGTTATGGACAATAGTGCATCCCCATACATGGAAGAACTACAGAGAAATGTTCTTCACTTCCGCAGTGAATTCCTGGTCAGATTATTATCTCCATCATCTTCAACAAATTCTCTTTCTTCAAACACAGAGACTATATGCACTAGGCTCGTTAGGACAATGGCCTCAAGGGTTTTAATATTCTTCATCAGACATGCTGCTTTAGTAAGACCCCTATCAGAGTCTGGTAAACTGAGAATGGCAAGGGACATGGCTGAATTAGAGTTAGCCGTAGGGCAAAATCTGTTTCCGGTAGAACAACTTGGTGTCCCATATCGTGCCCTTCGTGCATTTCGCCCTGTGATTTTCTTGGAGACATCTCAATTGGGTGCTTCCCCACTCCTTCAAGATTTGCCACCAAGTGTTGTACTTCATCACCTTTACTCCCGAGGACCAGATGAGTTGCAATCACCGCTTCAGAGGAACAAACTCACACCTCTGCAGTACTCATTATGGATGGATTCTCAGGGTGAAGATCAGATCTGGAAAGGCATCAAAGCAACTCTTGATGATTATGCTGCAAATATTAGGGTTAGAGGAGACAAGGAATTCAGCCATGTTTATCCTCTTATGCTTCGAGTTGGATCGTTATTAACCGAAAATGCTTCCTTCTTACAAAAACCTCGATGA